The region GGTAAATAACAGAGTACAGAGGAAAGCCAGACCGATGGTTCGCCGATGGGGACGAATGTAAGGGATTAACAGCCAGTAGCGAGATTTAGGGGAAGATTTTTTCTGCAAAGGACTAAATTACGTCGGGGAAAGAACCCCGTTGATTCTACCAAAATGTTACTGGTCCAGGGGCCGCAGGATGGGAACTCCATGGGTGATAATTGTCTCCGTTCTGTCCCTACTGTTTGGCCCAAAACTAATCCCTATGCTTTAGACACCGGGGGTAAGGCACCGGAATAAATTAAGCCTTTTTGGGCATCGATGGTGACAATGGCTCCATCCCGGATCTTTTGGGTAGCCCCCTTAAAACCCACAATCACCGGCACCCCCAGCCGCAAACCGATAATGGCTGCATGGCTGGTTAAGCTCTCTTCTTCGGTGATAATGCCCGCCGCCCGCCGCATCATTTCCACGCAATCGGCATTGGTAGAGGGTACCACTAAAATTTCTCCCTGGGTAAATTGGGCGATCGCCCGGGGATGTCCCGCTACCCTGGCCCGACCACTGACAGCCCCCTGGCCAATGCCTACGCCCCGTCCGAGAATGGCCTTGACCACTTCCACTTTAATTAAATCCGTGGAACCAGCCACCCCCTGCAATGTCCCAGCAGTCATCACCACCAGGTCTCCATCCCGGAGGAAATGGTTTTCCTGGGCCACGTTAATGGCGGCTTGGAACGTTTGACTGGTGGAGGGTAAATCTAACACGAGGAGGGGCTTAACTCCCCACACCAACTGCAACTGACGGGACACGTCCACATGGGGAGTAACGGCCAGAATGGGGGTTTTGGGGCGGAACTTGGACACATGGCGGGCCGTGGAGCCGGTTTTGGTCAAGGACATAATGGCCGCGGCGTTGAGAGTTTCCGCAATCTGGCTGACCGCACTGGAAATAGCATTGGGAATAGAAGTACGACTGGCTTCCGCTTGGGAAGGATTGATATCTTCTTGCTCAATGCGCTCCGCAATTTTGGCCATTATGGCCACCGCTTCCACGGGAAATTTACCGATCGCCGTTTCGTTGGAAAGCATCACCGCATCGGTACCATCGAGGATAGCATTGGCCACATCGGACACCTCAGCCCTGGTGGGTCGGGGGCTGTTGACCATACTATCTAGCATTTGGGTGGCGGTAATAACGGGAATGCCCAAACGGTTAGCGGTGGCAATGAGCTTTTTCTGCAAAATCGGCACATCCTCCGC is a window of Synechocystis sp. PCC 7338 DNA encoding:
- the pyk gene encoding pyruvate kinase, which gives rise to MQTSPLPRRTKIVATIGPATQSKEVLRQLIQAGATTFRLNFSHGDHSYHQQSIRLIRQIAFELNQPVGILQDLQGPKIRVGKFLNDAGSVQLKNGDPYILTSRPVECTEVISSISYEHLADEVPSGARILLDDGKLEMLVEEIDRVNRDLHCRVIVGGTLSSNKGVNFPGVCLSVKAMTDKDKEDLMFGLDQGVDWVALSFVRNPQDIDEIKGLIAAAGKSVPVIAKIEKHEAIKDMQAVLEKCDGVMVARGDLGVELPAEDVPILQKKLIATANRLGIPVITATQMLDSMVNSPRPTRAEVSDVANAILDGTDAVMLSNETAIGKFPVEAVAIMAKIAERIEQEDINPSQAEASRTSIPNAISSAVSQIAETLNAAAIMSLTKTGSTARHVSKFRPKTPILAVTPHVDVSRQLQLVWGVKPLLVLDLPSTSQTFQAAINVAQENHFLRDGDLVVMTAGTLQGVAGSTDLIKVEVVKAILGRGVGIGQGAVSGRARVAGHPRAIAQFTQGEILVVPSTNADCVEMMRRAAGIITEEESLTSHAAIIGLRLGVPVIVGFKGATQKIRDGAIVTIDAQKGLIYSGALPPVSKA